The genomic region GGGTGGGCGTGGAGAACACGTACTTGAAGAGGTCCTGCGGCTCCACCGGGACCTCTTCGCTGAGGCCTTCGCGCAGCTGCGTGGCAACCGCTTCCGCCTTGTCGGCGATCCTGGATGCACGATCGTCGTCGAGGATGCCGCGGTCCGTCAGGTAGGTCTTCATCCGGCTCAGCGGGTCCTTGGCCACCCATTCGACGACTTCGCTGTCCTGCCGGTAGCGGGTGGCGTCATCGGCGTTGGTGTGCGCCTGCATCCGGTAGGTGTGGGCCTCCACGAGCAGCGGGCCCGAGCCTTCCCGGGCGAGCTTGACGGCACGGCCCAGGACGGCGAGCAGGGCGACGACGTCGTTGCCGTCCACGCGTTCGCCGGCCATGCCGTAGCCGACGGCTTTGTGGGCGAGCGACGGCGCGACGGACTGGTGCGCGAGCGGCACGGAGATGGCGTACTGGTTGTTCTGGACGAAGAAGACCACGGGCAGGTGGAAGACGGCGGCGAAGTTCAGGGCCTCGTGGAAGTCGCCTTCGCTGGTGGCGCCGTCGCCGCACATGGCCAGGACCACGGTGTCCTCGCCGCGTAGCTTGGCGGCGTGGGCCACGCCGACGCCGTGCAGCAGCTGGGTGGTCAGCGGGGTGCACTGGATGCCGACCTTGTGTTTGGCGGGGTCGTAGCCGCCGTGCCAGTCGCCGCGGAACAGGGTCATGGTCTGGACGGGGTCGACGCCGCGGGCCATCACGGCCACGGAGTCGCGGTAGGTGGGGAACATCCAGTCGCCCCCGGCGAGGCACAGGGCCGCGGCGACCTGACAGGCCTCCTGGCCGTGGCTGGAGGGGTAGACGGCCATGCGGCCCTGCCGGACGAGTGCTGAGTTCTGGTCGTTGACGCGGCGGCCGATGACGAGCTGCTCGTAGGCGGCCAGGAGTTCGGCGTCGCTGGGCAGGCTGTATTCGTGCCCGGGCTGAGTGCCCTGCTCTGTGTGGGGGTTCAGCGTGCCGTCGGGCCCGACCATCTGGATCTGGTGGCGGGCGGGGAGCATGTAGTCCTCCACCGTGATGCCGAACTTGCGCACGGCCTCGCTGGCTGCGTCCTTCGGTCCGGCATCCGCCGGTCCCGGCTCCGCTGGAGCGGGCTGGTGCGCAGCGTGGTCTGCGGAGATCGTCATTGGTCCGTCCTTCTGTAGCCACTTATCTTTCCCAGTATGCGGTCAGCCGATGTTTCGTATCCAGCCCCGTCGGAAATC from Arthrobacter sp. NicSoilB8 harbors:
- the pdhA gene encoding pyruvate dehydrogenase (acetyl-transferring) E1 component subunit alpha, which encodes MTISADHAAHQPAPAEPGPADAGPKDAASEAVRKFGITVEDYMLPARHQIQMVGPDGTLNPHTEQGTQPGHEYSLPSDAELLAAYEQLVIGRRVNDQNSALVRQGRMAVYPSSHGQEACQVAAALCLAGGDWMFPTYRDSVAVMARGVDPVQTMTLFRGDWHGGYDPAKHKVGIQCTPLTTQLLHGVGVAHAAKLRGEDTVVLAMCGDGATSEGDFHEALNFAAVFHLPVVFFVQNNQYAISVPLAHQSVAPSLAHKAVGYGMAGERVDGNDVVALLAVLGRAVKLAREGSGPLLVEAHTYRMQAHTNADDATRYRQDSEVVEWVAKDPLSRMKTYLTDRGILDDDRASRIADKAEAVATQLREGLSEEVPVEPQDLFKYVFSTPTPQLKEQSAMLADELARDAASTSAASTAREAGK